The proteins below are encoded in one region of Bdellovibrio bacteriovorus:
- a CDS encoding ABC transporter permease — MRLRDFFLLPALLWFLTFILAPLMIVAVVSFATRGTYGGIEWTWTLQNYARIFNGPYLGIFFESVVLASLTTLLCLVLGMLVAWAMATSPAPLRSLYVMAMALPFLTNLVIRIYAIRLFVGVEGPLQSALIFFGVPFDPYALTQNKFLVLYGMVTTYLPFMVLPLYGAFEKLDFTLVEASEDLGAGPWRTLFQVILPNLKKALWSGSLLVFIPSLGEYVIPDLLGGAKNMLFGNLITEQFLKSRDWPFGSALSVLLMILLLGVVFVVQRKGRARE; from the coding sequence ATGAGGCTTCGCGATTTTTTTCTTCTTCCGGCACTTTTGTGGTTCCTTACTTTTATTCTAGCTCCTCTGATGATTGTCGCTGTTGTCAGTTTTGCCACTCGCGGGACTTACGGGGGCATTGAGTGGACTTGGACGCTTCAGAACTATGCGCGCATTTTCAACGGTCCTTACTTGGGAATCTTTTTTGAAAGTGTGGTGCTGGCGTCGCTGACGACCTTACTGTGTCTGGTCTTAGGAATGCTTGTCGCTTGGGCCATGGCGACGTCACCGGCTCCTCTTCGTTCGCTTTATGTGATGGCGATGGCTCTGCCTTTCTTAACCAATCTGGTGATTCGTATTTATGCGATTCGCTTGTTTGTAGGGGTGGAAGGACCTTTGCAAAGTGCGCTGATTTTTTTCGGCGTTCCGTTTGATCCTTATGCTTTGACCCAGAATAAATTTTTAGTCCTTTACGGCATGGTGACCACTTATCTGCCTTTTATGGTTCTGCCTCTTTATGGCGCTTTTGAAAAATTGGATTTCACTTTGGTGGAGGCTTCTGAAGACTTAGGAGCGGGGCCGTGGCGCACGCTTTTTCAGGTGATTCTTCCGAACTTAAAGAAAGCTTTGTGGAGCGGGTCCCTTCTGGTGTTTATTCCTTCGCTCGGAGAGTATGTCATTCCTGATCTTTTAGGTGGGGCAAAGAACATGCTCTTCGGAAATCTTATCACCGAGCAGTTTTTAAAATCCCGGGATTGGCCTTTTGGTTCAGCTCTTTCTGTGCTGCTGATGATTCTTTTGCTTGGAGTCGTTTTCGTTGTTCAAAGAAAAGGAAGGGCGCGTGAGTAA
- a CDS encoding TolC family protein, producing MKFLTLILTFFLVTTSAFAAPKKQQGPVKINPTTLRQLFLSRNIDIAIALNEVQQAKTQVSIARGNLLPSVNLGAVISSGPSFMLTSVSMLLPFLMPSSWLDLKENTYLLRAQGTSYYLAQLNGYASAYSIYLTVLGDIELRNALQAQYENYEEIAEALRLPAEVGIIRKEEYLQAQAQAKNALVQVSQVDELIKREKASVRQMLGLELTQEIVFEGATVPSSAAESMTPTALLEKIHESSPETVQMNAMITAAQYNKWSKAFSFLTGSSLGMNRPASGGAFSSVTSTGSVNMGFGYFPSLELSNLNVEQLRLRKKELRYDQAALIESTLGALQEAHRQYQAASLAEANLREVYDAEYKRYQLGITDILHVLQAGNSLTTALLNKVKATTNLHTLRISLHRIMISDQFANIEKCTIERQGSGGIKGKLGRIFKPEKYRVSLDEVCGN from the coding sequence ATGAAATTTCTTACTCTGATTCTGACATTCTTCTTAGTGACGACATCTGCTTTTGCGGCTCCTAAAAAACAACAAGGGCCGGTGAAGATCAATCCTACAACTTTACGCCAACTTTTCTTGTCTCGTAATATCGACATCGCGATTGCGTTGAACGAAGTGCAACAGGCAAAGACACAAGTTTCGATTGCTCGTGGCAACCTTCTGCCTTCTGTGAATTTAGGTGCCGTCATTTCCAGCGGACCTAGCTTCATGCTGACGTCCGTAAGCATGCTTTTACCTTTCCTTATGCCAAGCAGCTGGTTGGACTTAAAAGAAAATACTTACCTTCTTCGCGCTCAAGGGACGTCTTACTATCTTGCGCAGTTGAACGGTTATGCTTCGGCTTACTCGATCTACTTGACGGTTCTGGGTGACATCGAACTTCGCAATGCTCTTCAAGCTCAATACGAAAACTACGAAGAGATCGCGGAAGCTCTGCGCTTGCCTGCCGAAGTGGGCATCATCCGTAAAGAAGAATACTTGCAAGCGCAAGCTCAAGCGAAGAATGCTTTGGTGCAAGTGTCGCAAGTGGATGAGTTGATCAAAAGAGAAAAAGCGTCCGTACGTCAAATGCTAGGTCTTGAGCTGACTCAAGAAATCGTTTTTGAGGGAGCAACTGTTCCTTCCTCAGCAGCTGAAAGCATGACTCCGACCGCTCTACTAGAGAAAATCCACGAAAGCTCGCCAGAGACTGTGCAAATGAATGCGATGATCACTGCGGCTCAATACAACAAGTGGAGCAAGGCATTCAGCTTCTTGACGGGAAGCTCTTTAGGGATGAACCGTCCGGCTTCAGGGGGGGCGTTCAGCTCTGTGACTTCAACGGGCTCTGTGAACATGGGCTTTGGTTACTTCCCAAGTCTTGAACTTTCAAACTTGAATGTTGAGCAACTTCGTCTTCGTAAAAAAGAGTTGCGCTATGACCAAGCGGCTTTGATTGAGTCGACTTTAGGAGCTTTGCAAGAGGCTCACCGTCAGTATCAAGCGGCTTCTTTGGCGGAAGCGAATTTGCGTGAAGTGTACGATGCAGAATACAAGCGTTACCAATTGGGTATCACGGACATCTTGCATGTCCTTCAAGCAGGTAATTCTTTGACGACAGCTCTTTTGAATAAAGTGAAAGCGACGACGAATCTTCACACACTTCGTATCAGTCTTCACCGCATCATGATTTCAGATCAATTTGCAAACATTGAAAAGTGTACGATCGAACGCCAAGGTTCTGGCGGCATCAAAGGGAAATTGGGTCGTATCTTTAAACCAGAAAAATACCGCGTGTCCTTAGACGAAGTCTGCGGCAATTAA
- a CDS encoding ABC-F family ATP-binding cassette domain-containing protein, translating to MIHLSNISKQHGNKILYRNGSFQINAGEKIGLVGPNGAGKTTIFRIITGEEGVDGGTISKSDRTVIGYFSQNIEEMKGRSALEEVKSAVGNIGDMQARMQECETKLADPELDADEMTKILEEYGELQAEFERLGGYDLESRAAEILTGLGIGPDDYHRPTDSFSGGWKMRIALAKILALNPEVLLMDEPTNHLDVESIIWLEEWLSNFPGAILMTSHDRDFMNRLVTKIVEIANKTITVYGGNYDFYEKEREIRLQQLIAAAKRQEDMLAKEEEFIARFAARASHAAQVQSRVKKLEKIDRIEIPPEEAEIKFEWPVPPRGGDEVVKFEGLSKIWKRDDGKEKLVFSGANALVKRMDRIAVVGVNGAGKSTLLKIIAGHAEPTNGAVNIGASINVGYFSQNSLDVLDPKSTILDEVHARMPNAGLGFVRSLLGAFKFSGEEAEKKISILSGGEKSRVVLATILAQPVNLLILDEPTNHLDIKSREVLLEAIKNFPGTVMIVSHDRHFLREITTRVFEVDKNQIRIYEGNYEYYTRKKQQEALA from the coding sequence ATGATTCACTTATCAAACATTTCTAAGCAACACGGTAACAAGATCCTTTATCGCAACGGCTCTTTCCAAATCAACGCCGGCGAAAAAATTGGATTGGTGGGACCGAATGGGGCGGGTAAGACCACCATCTTCCGTATCATCACGGGTGAAGAGGGTGTGGATGGTGGAACGATTTCTAAATCCGATCGCACTGTTATTGGCTATTTCTCACAAAACATCGAAGAGATGAAAGGTCGCTCCGCTTTAGAAGAAGTGAAATCCGCCGTTGGCAACATCGGAGATATGCAAGCGCGCATGCAAGAGTGCGAGACGAAACTAGCGGACCCGGAACTGGATGCAGACGAGATGACAAAAATTCTTGAGGAGTACGGTGAGCTTCAAGCGGAGTTTGAACGCTTGGGTGGTTACGATCTTGAGTCTCGGGCAGCAGAAATTTTAACTGGTTTGGGCATTGGCCCTGATGACTACCACCGTCCGACGGACAGCTTTTCAGGCGGTTGGAAGATGCGTATCGCTTTGGCGAAAATCCTGGCTTTGAATCCTGAAGTTCTTTTGATGGACGAGCCGACGAATCACTTGGATGTTGAATCTATTATCTGGCTTGAAGAGTGGTTGAGCAATTTCCCGGGCGCGATTTTGATGACAAGCCATGATCGCGATTTCATGAATCGCCTGGTCACTAAAATTGTTGAGATCGCGAATAAAACAATCACCGTCTATGGCGGTAACTACGATTTCTACGAAAAAGAACGCGAGATCCGTTTGCAACAATTGATCGCTGCGGCGAAACGCCAAGAAGACATGTTGGCAAAAGAAGAAGAGTTCATTGCTCGCTTCGCCGCTCGTGCATCTCACGCCGCTCAAGTACAGTCGCGTGTGAAGAAGTTAGAAAAAATTGATCGCATTGAAATTCCACCTGAAGAAGCAGAAATCAAATTTGAATGGCCGGTACCTCCTCGCGGTGGTGATGAGGTCGTGAAGTTTGAAGGGCTTTCTAAAATCTGGAAGCGGGATGATGGTAAAGAGAAATTAGTCTTCTCTGGCGCGAATGCTTTAGTGAAGCGTATGGACCGCATTGCGGTTGTCGGCGTGAACGGGGCGGGTAAGTCGACGCTTCTAAAAATTATCGCAGGCCATGCAGAGCCTACAAATGGCGCCGTCAATATCGGAGCTTCCATCAATGTCGGTTATTTCAGTCAGAACTCTTTGGATGTTCTAGATCCGAAGTCGACGATCTTAGATGAAGTTCATGCGCGTATGCCAAACGCAGGATTAGGTTTTGTTAGAAGTCTGTTGGGCGCGTTCAAATTTTCGGGTGAAGAGGCTGAAAAGAAAATCTCCATTCTTTCAGGTGGTGAAAAGTCACGCGTTGTTCTGGCGACAATCTTAGCTCAGCCCGTGAATCTTTTGATTCTGGATGAGCCGACGAATCACTTGGACATCAAGTCTCGTGAGGTTTTATTGGAAGCAATCAAGAACTTTCCGGGTACTGTGATGATCGTAAGCCATGATCGCCACTTCTTAAGAGAAATCACGACACGCGTTTTTGAAGTGGATAAAAACCAAATCCGTATCTACGAAGGTAATTACGAATATTACACTCGCAAAAAACAACAAGAGGCCCTGGCATAA
- a CDS encoding ABC transporter ATP-binding protein produces MLELLNIGKSFSSQTALKGINLSIAEGEFFSLLGPSGCGKTTLLRIIAGLEKATSGHILLDGQRVDTLPAQKRPFNMVFQRHALFPHLSVSENIAFGLKLKGLSKDLIESKVAEVLALVDMTSFRDRKPETLSGGQSQRVAVARALVNEPRVLLLDEPLSALDLKMREHMQKELRALQRKLGLTFICVTHDQEEALALSDRIGIMNHGVLEQVSSPREIYENPESIFASHFIESTSCLKGELIEVSQDLATIRLGDGSLIKSKIGVPPDQLRVGMNLDAYVRKAMVFGERSK; encoded by the coding sequence ATGTTAGAGCTTCTGAATATCGGTAAAAGTTTTTCCAGTCAAACGGCGTTAAAGGGAATCAACCTTTCCATCGCAGAAGGAGAGTTTTTCTCTTTGTTGGGGCCGAGTGGTTGTGGAAAAACGACTCTCTTACGAATCATCGCCGGACTTGAGAAAGCCACGTCCGGGCACATTCTTTTGGATGGCCAGCGCGTTGATACACTTCCGGCTCAGAAACGCCCCTTCAACATGGTTTTTCAACGACATGCTTTATTTCCGCATCTTTCCGTGAGTGAAAACATCGCTTTCGGACTGAAGCTGAAAGGGCTGAGTAAAGACCTTATCGAAAGCAAAGTCGCCGAAGTTCTAGCTCTGGTTGATATGACGTCGTTTCGGGATCGGAAGCCCGAAACTCTTTCCGGCGGGCAAAGTCAGCGCGTGGCGGTGGCGCGGGCTCTGGTGAACGAACCGCGAGTCTTGTTGCTGGATGAACCTCTGTCAGCGTTAGATCTAAAAATGCGCGAGCACATGCAAAAAGAACTTCGAGCCTTGCAAAGAAAGCTGGGATTGACCTTTATCTGCGTCACCCACGATCAGGAAGAGGCGCTGGCCCTTTCGGATCGCATCGGCATTATGAACCACGGGGTTTTAGAGCAAGTCAGTTCGCCACGTGAAATCTATGAAAATCCAGAAAGCATTTTTGCTTCTCACTTTATTGAGTCTACTAGCTGCCTCAAAGGGGAGCTCATCGAAGTCAGCCAGGACTTGGCGACGATTCGTTTGGGTGATGGCAGTCTTATTAAAAGCAAAATCGGTGTGCCACCGGATCAACTGCGCGTCGGCATGAACCTAGACGCCTACGTGCGAAAGGCCATGGTGTTTGGAGAACGAAGCAAATGA
- a CDS encoding alpha/beta hydrolase produces the protein MKGRILDLRTFKIPLGKLAPLETFKTRQGASLSYRMYPAWCEDLIVLYHGVGSDSRYMCVLASALAQSGVANVVTPDFRGHGASLGISDIIPENQLEIDLEELIIHMKMQRAISRITLAGHSLGGGFTLRVATSELRKQFAKFVALAPRLPAHLQAFYPSYGGWITPNEDGSFVVNMPEAMRSGQEKITYSKEFLKAASPADDLMEKLVKLSPPLKVFTGADDEVDIPERHLELFTKANIPVEILPGLNHLTIVSKPDSYLSRF, from the coding sequence ATGAAGGGCCGCATCCTGGATCTTCGCACATTTAAAATTCCACTGGGAAAGTTAGCTCCCTTGGAAACTTTTAAAACGCGACAGGGTGCCTCACTTTCCTATCGTATGTATCCTGCCTGGTGCGAGGACTTGATTGTTCTGTATCACGGTGTTGGAAGCGACAGTCGCTATATGTGCGTACTGGCTTCGGCTTTAGCGCAATCCGGTGTTGCGAATGTCGTGACTCCGGATTTTCGTGGGCATGGTGCGAGTCTGGGCATTTCCGATATTATTCCTGAAAATCAACTTGAGATCGATCTTGAAGAGTTGATCATTCACATGAAAATGCAACGGGCAATTTCGCGAATCACCTTGGCGGGTCATTCCCTCGGTGGCGGTTTTACGTTGCGAGTAGCGACTTCGGAGTTGCGTAAGCAGTTTGCTAAATTTGTAGCGTTGGCGCCACGTCTACCAGCTCATTTGCAGGCTTTCTATCCCAGTTACGGTGGTTGGATCACTCCGAATGAGGATGGAAGTTTTGTCGTCAATATGCCCGAAGCCATGCGCAGCGGTCAGGAAAAGATCACGTATTCAAAAGAATTTCTTAAAGCGGCATCGCCAGCTGATGACTTAATGGAAAAGCTAGTGAAGCTTTCTCCGCCGTTGAAGGTTTTTACCGGCGCAGATGATGAAGTCGATATTCCCGAAAGACATTTGGAGCTCTTTACTAAAGCAAATATTCCAGTTGAGATCCTCCCAGGCCTGAATCATCTTACTATCGTCTCAAAGCCAGACAGCTATCTATCGCGGTTTTAA
- a CDS encoding ABC transporter substrate-binding protein: protein MSRILIAISVLFALLAGCTKKEAQDTSSKVVNLSIWGNYLSPEMQAQFEQQTGIKINISNYSSNEELLAKMQMGSSGIDVAVPSDYMVDIMRKMNLLEPLKAELLPNKALIAEQFLKQDFDPKNEFSVPYIWTTVGIAVNRELYKGPMNSWKDLLTNNQLKGKMALLDDVRETMGAALKLHGFSVNTTDPSQIAKAKATLLEAKKNVKMFSSDTIDILGNKEVAAAQAYSSDALQAAARAPGKIEYIIPAEGATVAIDNLVIAKGAKHIEAAHKLIDFLLSHEAEINKVKTILGGPVLSKTQSDLPKELQNNEALFPKAATLKNLERIQDLGEKNKLFEDAWTEIKTQ, encoded by the coding sequence ATGTCGAGAATATTGATCGCGATCTCTGTTCTTTTCGCTTTGCTGGCGGGTTGTACGAAAAAAGAGGCTCAAGACACTTCAAGCAAAGTGGTGAACCTCTCAATTTGGGGCAACTATCTTTCTCCGGAAATGCAGGCGCAGTTTGAACAACAAACCGGTATCAAGATCAACATTTCCAACTATTCCTCAAATGAGGAGCTTTTAGCAAAGATGCAAATGGGTTCATCAGGGATTGATGTGGCCGTTCCCTCCGACTACATGGTCGATATCATGCGTAAGATGAACCTGCTTGAGCCCTTAAAAGCGGAACTTCTTCCCAACAAAGCGCTTATCGCCGAACAATTCTTAAAACAGGATTTCGATCCTAAGAACGAATTCTCCGTACCCTACATTTGGACGACGGTGGGCATTGCGGTCAACCGTGAGCTTTACAAAGGACCGATGAATAGCTGGAAGGATCTTCTTACGAACAATCAGCTGAAAGGTAAAATGGCGTTGTTGGACGATGTTCGCGAAACCATGGGGGCCGCTCTTAAGCTTCATGGCTTCAGCGTGAACACCACTGATCCCTCACAAATTGCCAAAGCCAAGGCCACTTTGCTTGAGGCAAAGAAGAACGTAAAGATGTTCTCGTCCGACACGATAGACATTTTAGGGAATAAAGAAGTGGCGGCAGCCCAAGCGTACTCATCAGATGCTTTGCAAGCCGCTGCCCGCGCGCCAGGAAAAATTGAATACATCATTCCGGCAGAAGGTGCGACCGTGGCTATCGACAATTTAGTGATCGCCAAGGGTGCAAAACACATTGAAGCAGCCCATAAGCTGATCGATTTTCTTTTAAGTCATGAAGCAGAAATCAATAAGGTAAAAACGATTTTGGGAGGACCCGTTCTGAGCAAAACTCAATCGGATCTTCCAAAAGAGTTGCAAAACAACGAAGCCCTCTTCCCGAAAGCGGCTACTTTGAAAAATCTGGAACGCATCCAAGATCTCGGAGAGAAGAATAAACTCTTTGAAGATGCCTGGACGGAAATTAAAACCCAGTAG
- a CDS encoding STAS domain-containing protein: protein MEDQKSFQYAFNQRNNMLVVSLTGEITSQVVPALEACRQELLGKKDFSRVVIYFQDVDAISLDAVPVLAQMQREIRAKPADLRLASLRESLKEKLIRMGVVRGLEVADDLKTALLSF, encoded by the coding sequence TTGGAAGACCAGAAGTCGTTTCAGTATGCCTTTAACCAAAGAAACAACATGCTTGTTGTCTCTTTAACAGGAGAAATAACAAGCCAAGTCGTCCCGGCTTTGGAAGCCTGTCGCCAAGAACTTTTGGGTAAGAAGGATTTCAGTCGTGTGGTGATTTATTTTCAGGATGTCGACGCGATCAGCCTCGATGCGGTTCCGGTATTAGCGCAAATGCAAAGAGAAATTCGCGCCAAACCTGCCGATCTGCGACTGGCTTCTTTGCGCGAAAGTCTCAAAGAAAAATTGATTCGTATGGGGGTCGTCCGCGGACTCGAAGTCGCAGACGATTTGAAGACGGCGTTGCTTTCGTTTTAA
- a CDS encoding DEAD/DEAH box helicase, with protein MTPLTTVDSFESFGLSAPVMAAMLDMGFTTPTPIQRQALPILLAGAQDFIGLASTGTGKTAAFGIPLVESIDASTKDTQALVMSPTRELALQVAEQLTLLGKKKGLRVVTIYGGSSYRTQIEGIKRGAHIVVATPGRLVDFLEQKIIKLQNVKTVVLDEADEMLNMGFKDDLEFILKATHSEGESSHRAACRTWLFSATMSGDVRRIAETYLESPETVQINKSTGTADTIEQVYYTVKDSAKTEVIGRLLQTLPEFYGIIFCQTKMEVAELADILTQRGFPADSLHGDKSQQEREATLKKFKQRQVKVIVATDVAARGLDIKDLTHVINHSLPWDAESYVHRIGRTGRNGQKGTAITLVNPEQLNLLRRVMNTTKAVLTKGVVPSADEVAGLKIKDVLDRVSTMPAEGAELQLANDLIQDLIQSEDINLQNFSKEELLARFIVAYFPKVFVKKDQMLDYMGDRIPRELLPRDPNDNRFTRGRSDSGGRSGGGGYRRGGYSSGGGGRRFERSDRGDRNERSDRGGDRAERGERTERSFAPRAERQERAEINPVTGYRPRAEASGPRHATKRTERSERAERSERSDRGGDRGERRDHPGIKRFRPGKKKYQD; from the coding sequence ATGACTCCATTGACAACTGTCGATAGTTTCGAAAGCTTTGGTCTGAGCGCGCCGGTGATGGCCGCTATGCTGGACATGGGCTTTACGACACCGACCCCAATCCAACGCCAAGCTTTGCCTATCCTCCTAGCAGGAGCTCAAGACTTCATCGGTCTTGCATCAACAGGCACAGGAAAAACAGCCGCATTCGGTATCCCTCTTGTAGAGTCTATCGATGCTTCCACAAAAGACACTCAAGCTTTAGTGATGAGCCCCACACGTGAGTTGGCTCTTCAAGTCGCCGAGCAATTGACTTTGCTAGGTAAGAAAAAAGGCCTTCGTGTTGTGACGATTTACGGTGGTTCTAGCTACCGCACTCAAATCGAAGGAATTAAAAGAGGCGCGCACATCGTGGTGGCAACACCCGGCCGTCTTGTGGATTTCCTAGAGCAAAAAATTATCAAACTTCAAAACGTAAAAACGGTCGTGCTTGATGAGGCCGATGAAATGTTGAACATGGGTTTCAAAGATGACCTTGAGTTCATCTTGAAAGCCACACACTCTGAGGGCGAAAGCTCTCACCGTGCGGCCTGCCGTACTTGGTTGTTCTCTGCCACTATGAGCGGCGATGTTCGTCGTATTGCTGAAACGTATTTGGAAAGCCCAGAAACGGTTCAAATCAATAAATCCACGGGCACTGCTGACACTATCGAGCAAGTTTACTACACGGTGAAAGACTCTGCGAAAACGGAAGTCATTGGCCGCTTGCTGCAAACATTGCCTGAATTCTACGGCATCATCTTCTGCCAAACGAAAATGGAAGTGGCAGAGCTAGCAGATATTTTGACTCAACGTGGATTCCCTGCAGATTCTTTGCACGGTGATAAATCCCAACAAGAGCGTGAAGCGACTTTGAAAAAGTTCAAGCAACGCCAAGTAAAAGTGATCGTGGCTACTGACGTAGCGGCTCGTGGTTTGGATATCAAAGATCTAACTCACGTAATCAATCACTCTTTACCTTGGGATGCGGAATCTTATGTTCACCGTATCGGTCGTACCGGCCGTAACGGACAAAAAGGAACGGCGATCACTTTAGTGAACCCTGAGCAATTGAATCTTCTTCGCCGCGTGATGAACACGACGAAAGCGGTTCTTACTAAGGGCGTTGTTCCTTCTGCCGATGAAGTTGCGGGCTTAAAAATCAAAGACGTTTTAGATCGCGTCAGCACAATGCCTGCGGAAGGCGCCGAGCTTCAACTTGCTAATGACTTGATCCAAGACTTGATCCAAAGCGAAGACATCAACTTGCAAAACTTCTCAAAAGAAGAGCTTTTGGCTCGCTTCATCGTGGCTTACTTCCCGAAAGTGTTCGTGAAGAAAGACCAGATGCTCGATTACATGGGCGATCGCATTCCTCGCGAATTATTGCCTCGTGATCCTAACGACAATCGTTTCACTCGTGGTCGCAGCGATAGCGGTGGCCGCAGTGGTGGTGGTGGTTACCGTCGTGGTGGCTACAGCAGCGGTGGCGGTGGCCGTCGCTTTGAGCGCAGCGATCGTGGTGATCGTAACGAACGCAGTGATCGCGGTGGTGACCGTGCAGAACGTGGCGAACGCACAGAGCGTAGCTTTGCTCCTCGCGCAGAACGCCAAGAACGTGCGGAAATCAATCCCGTGACTGGCTACCGTCCTCGTGCAGAAGCTTCTGGTCCACGTCATGCGACGAAGCGTACAGAGCGTTCTGAGCGCGCTGAACGCAGCGAGCGCAGTGATCGTGGTGGTGACCGTGGCGAACGCCGTGATCACCCGGGCATCAAGCGTTTCCGCCCCGGAAAAAAGAAGTATCAAGACTAG
- a CDS encoding ABC transporter permease, with the protein MSKEGARPAAPVLAKVVLGLVLAALYIPIVVMLFSAFLDKTADEVHFTVRWFREVLQDAALMQALMNSLLIGVASSCVATVLGTLGALGLRRNQKSWRHSVEALSVVSLIFPEIVFALSLLSWFFVLQLELGRTTVILAHVSFSISYVMMTVNARLVNLEASLEDAARDLGASSWQIQRRVLLPLLKPAILGGFILSFLLSFDDFLITYFVNGVGQDTLPVKLYTAMKMGVSPKLNALSSIMFLMTLSVLIFFFRSASFRVLFEESRGKNGSNSEEKNL; encoded by the coding sequence GTGAGTAAAGAAGGAGCTCGCCCTGCGGCGCCGGTCTTGGCAAAAGTAGTTTTGGGACTCGTGCTGGCGGCGCTTTATATTCCGATTGTGGTGATGCTGTTCAGTGCTTTTTTAGATAAAACAGCAGACGAAGTTCATTTCACTGTCCGCTGGTTTAGAGAGGTGCTTCAGGATGCCGCTTTGATGCAGGCTTTGATGAACAGTCTTCTGATAGGTGTCGCTTCAAGTTGTGTGGCGACCGTTCTGGGAACTTTAGGCGCTTTGGGATTACGTCGTAATCAAAAATCCTGGCGTCACAGTGTGGAAGCTCTTTCGGTGGTTTCCCTGATCTTTCCAGAGATCGTATTTGCGCTGTCATTGCTTTCTTGGTTTTTCGTTTTGCAGTTGGAGCTGGGCAGAACCACGGTGATTTTAGCTCACGTGAGTTTTTCAATTTCCTATGTGATGATGACGGTGAATGCGCGTTTAGTTAATTTGGAGGCGTCTTTAGAAGATGCTGCCCGCGACTTAGGGGCGAGTTCCTGGCAAATCCAACGGCGTGTCCTATTGCCGCTTTTAAAGCCTGCAATCTTGGGTGGTTTTATTTTAAGCTTCTTGCTTTCGTTTGATGATTTTCTTATCACTTATTTTGTGAACGGTGTCGGGCAAGACACTTTGCCGGTGAAGCTTTATACGGCCATGAAAATGGGCGTCTCGCCCAAGCTCAATGCTTTATCCAGCATTATGTTTTTAATGACTTTGTCAGTGCTGATTTTCTTCTTCCGTTCTGCTTCTTTCCGTGTTCTCTTTGAAGAAAGCCGGGGGAAGAATGGATCAAACTCAGAAGAAAAAAATCTTTAG